The DNA region CTGCCCGTGGCCGGTATCGAAACGGCGAAGAAACTGCTCGACGAACAACGGCCGTCCAATACGCTAATGGGCAAATGGGCGGACAGCACCGAACAGTAATCGAACACTGCCCCTTGTAGGAGCGAGCTTGCTCCTACAAGGGGCAGCGTTTGATTATCTGATGGCAGCCGTCTGATGCGGGAGTTCGCCAAAGCGTTCACGGTAATAACGGGCGAAACGCCCGAGATGGCCAAAGCCATGTTCCAGGGCGACTTCGGTAATGCTCACGTCGCAACGACCGAGCAAACGATCACGCACCGCTTCAAGCCGCAGGTTGCGCAACCGCTCCATGGGCGTTTGTCCGTAACAGCGCTGGCACAGGGTGTTGAGGCTGCGCTCGCTCATCCCCGCCGCAGCTGCCAGTTCGCCCAAGGATAGTGCGTCACCCAGACGACTGCGCATCAAGTCTTCGATCTTATGCAACTGCCGCAAGGCCTGGCGCTGTGCCGGCGACTCAACGACCGCCATCGGCGACCCGTCGACTTTCGGTGGATGGGTCAGCAGGAACAGCGGCAGGCTTTCTTCCAGATGTCGCAACCAGTGCGCATGCACCGGCTCGCCCGCGCTGGCCCCCAGTTGCTCAAGCAAATCATCGACCAAACGCAACCAGCCACGCGCCTGACCGGTGTCGAGCCGGTACGCGGGTGGCAAGCTGAAATCGGCGGCCAGCCCGCCTTCGTCCACCAGCCGTTCCTGCATCAGCCTCAACAATGAGCGCGGCACCTTGAGCAGCAACTGTTCGCAGCCACTGTGCCAGACCAGTCGCGCCTGTCGATTGGGCGAAAGCACGGCCACCTGACCCGCCTCCAGCTCCAGCTCCAGCCCGTCGCACTCGATACTCGCCCGCCCGCGCAAAGGCATCTGCATCAAGACGAAATCGGTAAAAGGCCGTGGCCGTACCTCAACCTCGGCGCCATAACGCAGGACAAACAATTGGCAACGCCCCACTTCAGCGCGAAAAAACGCCGTGTCGACATTGCCGCTGCGCCAACTCAGATCGTGTTCGACCAACTCACGGGCGAGCAGCCGATGACTTTCTTGCCGCGAGCGGCTGGTAAAGACCGGTGTCTGGCACAACCTCGACAGATCAAGCCCCGTGCCAGCGCCTGGCATAGGGTGAACCGATAGCCCAGCCATGGCTCAAAGCGACCGGTTTCGGCGAGCTTCGTTACGTTGCAGGGTAGTGCTCGGGGTTTCATCGAACAGCTTGCGATACTCGCTGGAGAACCGTCCCAAGTGGGTGAATCCCCACCCCATGGCGATCACCGAAATGTTGCGCGCCGAATTGTCCTCGAGGATTTCCTGGCGCACAGCACCCAGCCGGTGCTTCTTCAGATACGCCATCGGCGACATGCCGAAGTATTTCTTGAAACCTTCGAACAGCTTGAACCGCGACACACCGGAAATCGCCTCAATGTCTTCCAGGTGCAGCGCTTCGCGGGCATTTTCGTGGATGTACTGCTTGGCGCGAATCAGGTAGTGCGGCAACTTGACGCCGAGCACATCGCGCAACTCTTCGGAGTAGTTATTCGGCTGGGCGAGGATCAACCCCTTGATCAGCGAACTCTCGATGTCGCGTGTGAAAAACGTCTGGTCATACAGCTCGCGGCTGCGCTCCAGTTCGCCGATAAAGTAGCGCGCCATGCGCCACCAGGAGGCAGAAGAACCGTTGACGGCGTCCATCACCGGTTCGAAACGCAAGGGGGTTTCCAAGGGTCGCTGCAACATGTCTTCAAGGGATTTGCGCATGGCCGCGCGGGTTATGACGACCTGGATCTTGCGGCAATCACCGTTGATCGTCAGTTCCTGGTTTTCGTGAGGCGACACGATGATTGCGCAGTCCCGATCAGACGTTACCTGACAGCCGCTCTTGCTCAAGTGCTGTTCACCGACGAGGGGCAGACTGAGGCTGTAGCTGCTCAGGTGTTCGGCGTCTTCGATGCCGACCGTGACGTCGGTGCCGTACTCGATCATCCCCAGCGTGGTGGACATAGATTTGAGTACATTGCCGCTGTGATGGAACTGAATGCGATTGGGATGGCTGGTCTTGAGCAGATGCGGCCCACAGATCCCGGCCATCCACTGCCGCGCACCATTGAGGTCATAACGCTCGATACGAATGTCACGAACATGTACATCAGGACTTGTACTCATCACGGGGCACCCACGGCTGTTTTATGAACGCGCTCTAACGGCACGCCTCTGTTTGAAAGAGCAATCTTCATGCCGCGTGCCTACCTCCGAGGGCCGGCCGAAATACACGGATAACATTCACCGAATAATCGGATAGGGACAGTGCATCGCCAGGACCGTCCATGCCCCTGAACGCCCTTCTCACGCCGTAAACACAGGTATGGCGCTGCAAAAAAGAGCAGACGCCCACCGGTCGGCACAATAGGCATGCATTGAACACCAGGCGTGATTGGGTATTACCTGCCCAGATGAGCAGGCAGGTGTTACCCCCTGGAATTGTTGAAGCGCAGAAGCCCGAAGTCTTGCTCGGGTGGGGCTGATCGCTTACCAGAATTTCCAGGTGTAGGTGGTGATAAGGCGGTTTTCGTCGAAGTCATTACCGTGTCGGAACTTGACGTTGATGTTGCGCAGTTCGACGCCAAGGTTCTTCAGCGGGCCTTCCTGAACCACGTAGGACAGGTAGATATTTCGCTCCGATTCGCTGTTGTCGCTGAGGGCGCCGCGATCGATGTCGGTGCCGCGCATGTAACGCGTCATCAGCTTCAAACCCGGCACACCCACACCAGCGAAATCGAAGTCATAGCGTGCCTGCCAGGATTTTTCGTTGGGTTTGACGAAAGCGATGGCGGACCAGTTCACCAGGTAAGGCTGCGGCGCGTAACCATTCAGGGTCGGGAACGTGCTGTCGCCGAGCATCCGCTGATAACCCAGGCCAAAGGAGTGTGCACCTTTGCGCACGGTGGTCATGGCGCCATAGGAGCGGTTATCGATGCGACCGTACAGGGCGTCGCCATCTTCCTTGTTGTTGAAATAACGCAAATCGGTTTTCAAAGCGTAACCGCCGCCCAGGTCTGCCAGGTAGGTTGCACCCAGATAATGCTGGCGATAGATGTCTTCCAACTGACCGTAGAAATAGGTCCCGGTCAGCGCCGGCGTGAACGCGTAGCTGGCACCGCCAAAGTTCAAACCGTCGCTGCGGCGTTGTACGTCAGGCCCGTTGAACAAGTACATTTTTTCGCTGTTGGAGGATTCGCGACCGCTGATTTCGGTCAAGCGCCCGCCCGTCAGCGTCAGCTTGTCCACCTCCTTGGACTCGATCAGGGTGCCGTGATACGTGGTGACCAGTTGCCGCGAATCGTCGGTGTAGGCCACCGGCAGCGTTGGCCGATGCTCACCGTATTTCAACTCGGTTTTGGAATGGCGCACCTTCGCAGTGTAGCCGCCACGGCCATAGTCGGTCGCTTGCTCTTGCTTGCTGACGCTATAGGGAATGATGCTGTCAGGCCCCCTGCCACCACCGCCGTCGAGCCGGTAGGCGTACTGCATCGAAGCATCCAGGCCAAACTGCAGCGGCCCCTCGGTGTAGCCCGAGATGAAGCGCAGGTCGAAGCCCTGGGTCCAGCTGCCGACGCGGGAATTCTTCGGGTTTTCGCCCTTGAAGTCGCGATCGATATAAAAGTTGCGCAAGCCCAGCGCCAAATGGCTGTCCTCAACGAAATCCGCCTGGGCCATCATCGGTGTAATTATTCCGGCCAGGCTGGCCGTCTGCACGCAACAGGTAAACCAACTCGCTTGAAACATAACTTATCCCCTCTTATTTAATGTGCGAACACATCAAGTAGCGGCGCGACCAAAGTGATCACTCCAATAGTTGGCAGTTGTTTCTTTATTAAAATATTCAGCATGAGTCGTTATGGTTGATGTCGATCCGGCGAGACAGCCGATACGCATCGAGAACGATTAGGCAGCATTGGCGCCAGAGTCTCTATCCTGTTAATTCGAGACTCATATCCGCTTACTTCGATTTATCAATCTCTCCTCGTTCGCCCTACCGCTCCCAGCCAGCTATGTATGAGCCAACGCACGCTGGCCAATTTTATGGACTGTGTTTGCCGACTAAGCGGATAGACCCCGACGCGGGCAACTTATTTAATGCAGACACGAGCAACTTATTGAACGCACGAATTATCCCGATGCAACGAGGTATCGATTAATGAGCAGTGCCAAAAGCGTCGAACAGTGGAAAAGTTTTATTGAAGGCTGCCTGGACTTCCGGCCAGCGGAAGGCATCTTCCGAATTGCCCGGGATATGTTTACCGAGCCAGATTTGTTTGATCTGGAAATGGAACTGATCTTCGAGAAAAACTGGATCTACGCCTGCCACGAAAGCGAAATCGCCAACAAGCATGATTTCATGACCATGCGCGCCGGGCGTCAGCCGAT from Pseudomonas sp. ACM7 includes:
- a CDS encoding AraC family transcriptional regulator, encoding MAGLSVHPMPGAGTGLDLSRLCQTPVFTSRSRQESHRLLARELVEHDLSWRSGNVDTAFFRAEVGRCQLFVLRYGAEVEVRPRPFTDFVLMQMPLRGRASIECDGLELELEAGQVAVLSPNRQARLVWHSGCEQLLLKVPRSLLRLMQERLVDEGGLAADFSLPPAYRLDTGQARGWLRLVDDLLEQLGASAGEPVHAHWLRHLEESLPLFLLTHPPKVDGSPMAVVESPAQRQALRQLHKIEDLMRSRLGDALSLGELAAAAGMSERSLNTLCQRCYGQTPMERLRNLRLEAVRDRLLGRCDVSITEVALEHGFGHLGRFARYYRERFGELPHQTAAIR
- a CDS encoding AraC family transcriptional regulator — its product is MSTSPDVHVRDIRIERYDLNGARQWMAGICGPHLLKTSHPNRIQFHHSGNVLKSMSTTLGMIEYGTDVTVGIEDAEHLSSYSLSLPLVGEQHLSKSGCQVTSDRDCAIIVSPHENQELTINGDCRKIQVVITRAAMRKSLEDMLQRPLETPLRFEPVMDAVNGSSASWWRMARYFIGELERSRELYDQTFFTRDIESSLIKGLILAQPNNYSEELRDVLGVKLPHYLIRAKQYIHENAREALHLEDIEAISGVSRFKLFEGFKKYFGMSPMAYLKKHRLGAVRQEILEDNSARNISVIAMGWGFTHLGRFSSEYRKLFDETPSTTLQRNEARRNRSL
- a CDS encoding OprD family porin produces the protein MFQASWFTCCVQTASLAGIITPMMAQADFVEDSHLALGLRNFYIDRDFKGENPKNSRVGSWTQGFDLRFISGYTEGPLQFGLDASMQYAYRLDGGGGRGPDSIIPYSVSKQEQATDYGRGGYTAKVRHSKTELKYGEHRPTLPVAYTDDSRQLVTTYHGTLIESKEVDKLTLTGGRLTEISGRESSNSEKMYLFNGPDVQRRSDGLNFGGASYAFTPALTGTYFYGQLEDIYRQHYLGATYLADLGGGYALKTDLRYFNNKEDGDALYGRIDNRSYGAMTTVRKGAHSFGLGYQRMLGDSTFPTLNGYAPQPYLVNWSAIAFVKPNEKSWQARYDFDFAGVGVPGLKLMTRYMRGTDIDRGALSDNSESERNIYLSYVVQEGPLKNLGVELRNINVKFRHGNDFDENRLITTYTWKFW